A segment of the Solanum lycopersicum chromosome 9, SLM_r2.1 genome:
CAGCTTTTTCCTGTCCTCTTCGAAGTTGTTCAAGAATTCCTGGTAACTTAACTCAGCTCGTGCCAACTCCCTCCATTTCTTAACCATGACGGGGAATTCATACTTGAGTTTTACCAATTGCTTGGCTTGTTCATCGCTAAATAATAACGATGAGGGATTTTCATTTAAAGCAGCAATTGCACCAcacatttctttttcatttatcGGGTCATGAGCCAATGCCTCTAAAGGTAGTCTGATTGAACATTCAAATATCAACTTTGCAAGTGTTTGGGCTGAAGAAGTACTATTGCTCTGCAGGCTGCCGGACTGTTGGCTGGGATACTGATCTGGTAAAGACTTCAAGAATGACTGAACTGTGTGGAAAGTTGATTCAACATCCACTATATCGATGAACTGCTTCAACTCTTGACTAGGAACCGATGTCCTCTCTTGAGCCTGACAAATATAGTGCATACGTTTATATAAATCAATAACAAGGAAAAACTAATCCAGAAGAAAAAGATATCTGTTGTTAAGTGAGTGAACCTTGTTTGCTGAAAGAACTGGAAGCAGACAATGTACATTAACTTCTGTAGTTCTTGGTTTCTCGTCCTCACTTGGAGCAACATATTGTTCTCTTTTGTCAGTCTTGCCCGAAAAGGAGGAAGATTTTGGCATACTTGGTCCTGGCATAGACTAGAAAAGAAGGAAATGAAGCCAAATAATGAagttttgacttaaaaatgaaagatattGGGACTGTTGAGATATCAGTAATCAATTGAGCAAACCTTGTTTGATGAAGACAGATGATCAAGAACTGGGAGCGGAGAACGTAGATTTACTTCAGCAGTTTTTGGTTTCTCATTCTCAGTTGGAACAACATATTCTTCTCTTTTGTCAGTCTTGCTACTAGATAGATCTTCCGAAACGGAGGAGGAAGGTTTTGGTGTACTTGGTCCTGGCATAGACTAGAAAGGaggaaatgaagaaaaaaacagGAAAATAATGAAGTTCGACTTGGAAATGAAAGTTGTTGGGACTGTGGCTCACATTTATACTTCTACTGATCGAACTTGATAAGAGTAATCCTGTATCGATGCCTGCTTCAGAGTTTCTACTTGCATCCacggaaaagaaaagaaaaataagaaaggtaAACTTTACGAGACAGGAGAAAAGAGGTTACATGAGTTCATTTTCTCAACGAAACATACAAGTTTCGTGTTAAACAAAAAGCAAATAAGAGCATAACTTTGTGAAAACAAGGAGCAGCAATCTTACAATAGTGTTTTCTCCAATTGATTCACCGCTTGGCTCATTGCATGAACAATGATTTTCTTTACCTGAAGTGGCACACGCGGAATTTAGTGATCTTTACACATTTCAGCGAGAAACTAATATTACAATTGTAACATCAATGAAGTGAAAAAAGAAGTCATATACCCCCAACTTGTCTTCCCTAGCTTCGTGATTTCTAGGAAGCTTGCGAAGCTCCTCTGTCAAACGAATGCTCTCATTCACATTTTCAGGAGAAATAAAATCAACAGCAACATTGATACAGGACTGTAAAAGATGAAACGCCAGAAGTCACCGAGCTGAGCTTATATAAGTCCTCTACTATTGTAAATCATCTACGGAATGATGTGTGCTTTGAGAAAATGAAGACATAGTTATCTATTTCAACGTTTGATGAAAAAATTTCCGACTTCATTTCATCCAGAATCTTGAGTTTTACCTTTGTCCTCAGAACTGATGAAAAGGACTTCTGATAACAAAGACAAGCATGATAACATATCGACGTTTACACATTCATAGCTTGCTAGTTGCTTCCACACCTTAGTAGCATCTAATTTTTTGTAAGACACTCGAGTTGAAATTGCTCagttttttgtcttttttttttgtctctcttCATAAAGCGGTACAAAAGATGCCATTTCAAGAAGCTGTATAGGATAGATGATACTTTCTAAAGCAATATTAAGGACTATTACAGGGATCTAAAAGCAGAAACTGCTGGTAAAGAATTCTATGCGCTGCTGAACTTCCTTAATACTACAAAAACTTGCTATAAAAAAAAGGCGATAGGATGACGTGGGATACAGAGATGAACTAACTCCATACCTTTAAATTTCTAACTTGATGAGGGCATCCAGCAGGAACGATAACAGCCTCGCCtaatttttgaacaaatgtccatGGTTCAATTCCTGCAAAAGGAAATGAAAGCATGGTGAACACAAGATGCAGACTCCGAAACTGCTTTTTACACGAGGCATGCAAGGAAATGGCAATGAATCAGAGAGTAAGATGACCATATTCTTCCTTTAGCCTCCTTTTATGCTCGGTGCTCAAGTAGAAAGTTTCGTCAAGAATGGGATGAACAACCTGTAATGGAAACAGtatattggagtttaatcaatatatttttggaTTATTCAATGAGGATATCAAGTAAAATAGTACATTGGAGTTTAATGAAGAATCAAATTTCCGTTGTGACGAGCACTAATAGTCATGAAGGAGGCAAAACATGGATAAAGATAAAATTACttcagaaatttcaaaaatggag
Coding sequences within it:
- the LOC138338105 gene encoding uncharacterized protein, which produces MPGPSTPKPSSSVSEDLSSSKTDKREEYVVPTENEKPKTAEVNLRSPLPVLDHLSSSNKSMPGPSMPKSSSFSGKTDKREQYVAPSEDEKPRTTEVNVHCLLPVLSANKAQERTSVPSQELKQFIDIVDVESTFHTVQSFLKSLPDQYPSQQSGSLQSNSTSSAQTLAKLIFECSIRLPLEALAHDPINEKEMCGAIAALNENPSSLLFSDEQAKQLVKLKYEFPVMVKKWRELARAELSYQEFLNNFEEDRKKLDNWIRSEAKLKSEYDKKEEQARELEALLQDIRTRQKEIMDERQEGSQEAQKLVSLAQEKAGKIESTSNELVTTKMQMDGLRKNWSNFQSTFP